DNA from Electrophorus electricus isolate fEleEle1 chromosome 5, fEleEle1.pri, whole genome shotgun sequence:
CAGCCCCCAATGTTTTAGGGTTACAGCAACAGGGACTCTACTGAGTCTGATAGAAATCTTACATTCATGAACATTAGATGGTGCTGTTTGagcttaaagaaaaaaaactaatcttaaaaaaatgttcatttttaaaaaataacatcagTATGTTAAACAATAGCCTCAGTCTGCACAAATCAAGGACAGCAACagcattttgtaaatatatgtaaaaataacaCTTGAATGAATGGGTACCACAAAAAAATGACTGTTTCTGAAAATCTAAATCGCTAATGTTAAAggtaatttttcttttctgtctagATATGTGCATTGCTTCTGCAATCTCTTTAGTCATGATAGTGATATGTGGCATGGCAACGTATGGAGCTTACAAGGTGAGGTTCACTACAGTTTTTCACagggaaataaattaaaatataacatataacaacaTCAAAGTTTACCATGTGTAGCTAGTAGACATACTGTTGTGAAACTCTCCATATTAGAGTAGCTCATTATAAATTGTGTTTCTAATGTTCATGATATCTCTCCTTATTCAGCTACGTGCTACTTGGATCATTCCATTCTTTTCCTACCAAGTCTTTGATTTTGCTCTGAATTCCCTGGTGGCGGTGAGCATCGTGGTCTATCCCAACACCATCCAAGACTATCTGCAGCAGCTGGTGAGTGACAGGAGAATGGGAGAGGAAATTACCCCTACAGTTACTGTCAAATCAACACAACCATAAAGGATGGTCTACTGTACATATGTcactaatcctaatcctaaatTTGGCCAACCAGGTTAAGCCACCATAGTTGGAAATGCCTGATTGACCTTAATGGGTATATCCAAAgagtaaatgcataaatgaacattcctttttttcttttggtgtaattacatatgatttaaaatgtatgaaaacataaatacataaacacaaatacactcatgcaagaatgcatacacacacacacacacacacacatacatagatgtAGAGATTGTAGTTAAGTACACAatgatgttttggacagagatcCTCCATttgctgtgcaagcaaagtgctgctgaattagtagtaggaggagccagtttatatatgaagaAGTATATGTTTAAACTACAACATTCATTGCATGCAGTTCTGTAGTTTTGAGAGTGTGGATCAGTTTTTTTCTTAGACTTTCCAAAAATGTATTGCTGCCATATCAACAACTGgctgcaaacagatatgtcattgatgcaatgtccattagtattaaaatgccttgccaaaAAACGATCAGCAAGCTTGGTTTCGCCAATGTAAAGTTGATCTCTTCCAAGTAATACAGTATATGGTATAATAcagtaaaactgaaataatgGATGAGgatttgctctgtgtgtgtgtgtgtgtgtgtgtgtgtgtgtgtgtgtgtgtatatatatatatatgagagagagagagagagagagagagagagagaggacaaggATGTAGTAAAGAAACAGCATGTTCCAGATAAAAGTCCTTCTTCATCAGTTGTACAAGCCAAACACAAattcatattaatttaattaatttagtgtTCATATCCACATCAGGAAGTGAATCTTATTATACCACAGCATAATATTGTTCGTCattgtttgtatgtgtagtgcatttttgtttaacaCAGTTTGTTGGGATAAGTAATTAATGCATCCCCATCTGTCACAGCCTGGAAACTTCCCCTATAGAGAAGAGGTCATGTCCATGAACAATGAGTGTCTGGTCCTTAtcgtcctcctcttcatcacctgCATCTTAGCTTTTAAGGTAACCAGTACAAACATTAGCTATTAACTATCTAGTCTTAGTTCATAACAGGTGTAGTTTTAAGACTTCTGGGAGTTTGTGTCTGTAGTAATTGGTTATGTTCCATTATGGATCTCTATTGACTCTGTTGGATCTCTATATGACATCCTTTTAAGTCATTGACAGAGTGCCACAGCGGTAGATTGTCACAGGTTcaggataaaataaaataaaaaacaggaaagaagcaaaatgtaaaaaacaaatctCATTTTTTAGAATGAAAAACATAACCTCAGTGTTGACTCCCTATTAACCATACAGATTCTgcttttattgtattattatttactgtggATGGGAATAACTACTATCACTAAATACTATGATGGTAGTTTCCTTCCTTGCTCAGTTATAATGTTGCTATATTATGTTTGTCCAGGCATATCTCACgctgtgtgtttggagctgcTACAGGTATGTAAGCAGCAGAAGAGTTGCAGAGGTGCTTGTGTATGTCACCAACCCAAATGACACCACAGTGAGTTTGCCGCCTTCAATGGTCTCCGGCTGTGTCCTATGCCACATTTCGTTTGCAACGTTTTATGGTAGTTTTATGTGCCTTTTTATAAtgtaaaaccaaaaacatattCCCATACTGAATTCCACATTCCCAAGTATTCAGATTTGTTCTCTGTGCCTTCATCTTTTCCCAGCTATGATAATAAATTATGTGAATAAAGACTTACCTGGTTTTATGGAACTCAAAGTCCTGCCATCATTAGTGCCCTTCCCACCTAGCATAGTCCTTATATTTCTATACATGTCCACTCTTTTCCCCATCCTTTGTTTTCATCAGATCCCACCCTTTGCCTGCTAGGAGTAAGCTGTTTTACTCCAGCCTGGTCCATGCCATGCTTTATTCAACCACAGCCagcttgccactgttgggctcctgagcaaggcccttaaccctcaattgctcaagttgtgttcagtcagaattgtaaatcgctttggataaaagcgtcagctaaatgccataaatgtaaatgtaagtgccAAATTGCGTACAATTTACAAAGTCATACTCTCTGTAATATAGCAGCAAAGGCTTTGCTGCTATAATCACTTCCTTTCCCGTTTCAATGGAATGGAGGTTCCCAGCTTCGATTCTGTTTTTACCATTGGCAGATATGGTAAAGCAATCTCTGAAGCAAATGTTAAGCCTAATAGTGTGTAATATGGGTGAAAAAAAAGCTCACACAGCAGGTTATTCTCTCACAAGGAAGAAAGAAGATCAGCGCAAGagttctgaattttttttttaccagctAGCTCTCCCTATCAGCTTTTATACTCCAGgtttcaatatttattttgggCATTTGGATAATGTTTTTTACCCATACTTATTAAAGAACATAGTGTGCACTGTTTGTTGTAGAGGTTCCATGTTCCTGTGTAAAGAAgaaggaaacaggaaacaggaaagtAGAGGTATAAGAAGAAAGATGTGGAGTGGAGAAAACCCCAGTGTTATAAAagatatgaaatgaaaacaataaataaaaaccatttTGTAAATTTAATAATCAACTAAAATGGACAAAAGTTCAATTAGATTCAAACAGGGCAAGACAGGAGAGGGGTCTGTGCTCCACGTGAGGAGGCGCTCACATCTGGCCCGCTGTACCACTAAACTCTTTCAGCGGGCGGGAGGAAGCAGGAAGTGGGCCGAGGCTATTGTGCACCCCTGCTAAAGCCATCAATGATCAAAGTTTCCAGGAGAGCTGGCTAGGACCATCGCTCCCTGTCCTGGCACTTCCATTAGGCCTGCAGCCTCTGGGCTCTCGCTCGTGTTTGttattggtggtggtgttgtgtggtggGTGAAATACTGCAGTAATGTGGCTCTGTTATGGACATCATCTACGGCAGAAAGCACAGCGGCAGTGCTTTCCATCAGCAGCTGATGTCAGTGTTACAGATGTAGAGAGAATTATATGCGGCCAGGACCCCGTGCTTTTGGAGTCATTTATACCACCGTGGATCTggagaaatgagaaatatagatattggGAAGCAGTGAGCAGTGCTTTATACACTATGCTATATGGTTTGGTTAAAATAAAAGACTCAGATCAGACTGATCTTAGAGCAGTGGTGCAGCATGCACCTACAGGACTTTTACAACCTCTCCCCAGACCTCATTTGTCTTCTAATTGTGGAGTGGAATCCTCGGCTGAGTTGATACTGTATTGGAAACTTCATTGGAGAGCCTGCAACCAGATACCACTAGTATCCACTACATGCAAGCCAGACTACTCCCACTACATAACGCTGATGATTAATCTTGAGTAAGGAAATGTACAGAAACATACTAGTCACTGGGAACAATGTTGTATACGGTGCCTCTTCATGCTGTTTTATGACACATTACAATACATTGCTCAAGGAGCTGGTTGATTTTTGATGTATTGTTTACTTGTTAATTAAATAGCTAAGTGTGTTATTTTTGCTCTGaatgtttttatacttttttttctgtcgaCAGGTCCTGCTGCCTCCATATGATGACGCAATTGCAATCCCTGTCAAGAAAACTCCACCTCCATTCATGCTGTCTTGAGTTAACTGCCTCTTATCTCTTAAAAGAACTGGCAATGATGGTGTGGCTTCATGTACCGCCCACCCCTACCCACCACCCCTTTTTCCTGAATCTAAAGAGTTCTGAATCTCTTTAGTCAGATAGTGAAAGTACACTTAACACTTAACATTTATTCTGATTGAGGAGAGAATATGGTAAATATAATATGCTCCCCGCCCCCAAAGTATTATTTTATCTAAATTTGCATGTACACGGTCTTATATATTGTAGAAATCAGAAAGGGAGAGTTATGGGGACCATAGCGGAGAAATTATAAACTGAGAAGAAACAAGACTAACCAAAGAAAGGAAAGCTAACAGTATACGGTAAATAAAACTAATAGTAACCGAGAAGGTATAAAACCAAGCCTATTCTAATGTATAAATCCACAAGAAATGACAATACCACTGCTAATGCTAATAACAAAAGAACAAGGGCGGGGCGGGGCAGCACCATGGCTGACCGTGTAGCGACAAGACTCCGCTCGTAGACTCTGTAAGAGTTGAGCTTTGATACCAGTCCTGTAACGATAAAGGGGAGCAAGCCACATGTGTTAATATTCAGGACAGAGGGAGCAGTGGATGTTCGCTGCGTGAGGCGGGCCGTGGCATTTACTCATAAATAACATTTGACATCAGTGACACATGAGGTCATATAATGACAATAACACAGATAGATACACAGGCTATATCAAACTAAACGGTTTTGTGCTTGTAATTAAACTGTACGCGTCTGCTGACAGCCCTCAACCCAACCGAATATATTGTTCTGTCATACAGCAGTGGAACTGCACATGGTTATTAACATTTTACTATTCAGTGTGGAGgctgtttaattttatttctatggATGTCTCACTTCTCACTGCACTTACGAATGGACGTTTGTCTAGCGACAAGTAATTAACCCAAATGTTTTGTAGTGGACCGAcggaaatattaaaatattgaagCATCATTCCGTGCTTATATATATTAAAGTGAACAGCGTGTACATTTAAGTGTGTTGCTAAAtctgtgaaataaaatgtatgaatcTCATTTAGCTTAAGTCTCTTCTtgctgaaatgtttacattcaATTTTGATGGGTCATACACTAGATTTATCAgttataagtttttttttttgttattgctaaTTCtaatctatttcttttttttttttttttttttttttttttgaataacTTCCAGTGTTAGCTAGATGTTTGGCCGGCTATATACGGTAGCCGTAGCTAAACCCGATATCCCCAAAACAAAAGCCCACTGCTCCTAAAATACACACTGGAGTTATTAGTATTTTCCAGTCTGCTCAGTTTAATAGATAACGCATAAATCGTTTCGAAgtagtagctagctaacctacttAGGCCTACTTCTTCAGGATAAAATTAACCATCTTACAGTCCGTCTTACAGTCTTTCGGGGCTCTAAGATCTCTCCCATCTTTCAAAAGCATCGCCAGTATTTACTCGTGTTTTCCTACGTCTCTGATTATACAGCTTTTTAGAAAAATCTAACATTAACTCTGTTGATACAGTTCTCTTGCTTGCTTGCATGGTTGCAGCACACTGAATGCTGGCCAATTTTTTTCGTATCTGGCAACCTGGGTGTCGAAACAGTACTGGGAAATGGGCAGTGGATGGAATCACAGACCAGTAGACTTGCAATATATATTGAAAAGGTGAACATACTGGCTGTAGCACAATTGTCGTAGAACAATGTATCATTTTATGATTTAGTACAGTAAATATATTGCATATTGTTCcttgaaattcatttttataagaCCTCATTCTATAACTTGGGTACTGGCGGTCGATTACTACCTCATTGCTTTAAAATTGATCTCATAAGAGATGTTTATAACTGGTCAGGGGCGTTGTTCATTAAATTAGCAGCGTGCAATTCTGTCTATGGAAGTGAACGCTTTTcaagttattttaataaatgtaacacAAATACTAAATTGCCCTTTACAATCCTTAGAAGCAAAAGTGACTGGTCGTGTGGGTGGAAGGAGAAACGGGCTGCGCATAACATATGAATGCGTTCGTGTCATATTGTGTGAAGTTCTGGACGGTCAGCTTTACAAGCAGCTAAAAGACGTGGATTATCTTTAAATCCAGGTACGCGTCATTTTTCTGTACGTCATACCGATTAGCCCGATTCTTTCAGTCGATGCATGCCAACACCTGTCTTTCCACATGTTTATGAAAATCTCTGAATTGTCCTTCTATCATGAGAATACATGACCTTCTGCACAGACTGCTTAACGACACAGATCAGTAATAACGCGTATTTTATACAGTGTTTACACTGTCAGATTGAGGTTAACCAACCAATATGGAATGCCCTTCCCGTTAAGGTTCACCCACTGACAATTAAGAAGTAACTTCTAAAAGTCCTGTAAAAGTTTTAGAGCAACTTAAAACAATGAGTTTGCCAAGTTCATGAAATTCACAGCAATTCATTTATGTTTAGAAAGTCCACGAGGTGAGATAATGGCTTTCTCATGTCATCTGTAATATATTACATTAGCCAGATAAAATACTCCTGTGCTTGATACAGTGTGtcttcttatttcttatttcctGCTACAAGCCTGGGTTCCAGCACAGGTCATTACTCTAGCCAAGGattctgtaaaaatgtgtgtgcatacatatgtgagagacagaacgTAAGAGGCACAGTCAAAACACAGTGAACTGCATTCTCTGTTGactttttttccttcagctgTGTCTAACTGCCCATTTCACTGCACAACCAGAATGAGgactgttctgctctctcttgttttcctgCTGTGCGGCTGTGTACATTCTGCTGAGAACAAGCAACACATACATTTGTCtgggagacacacacgcacttcaGTCAAGCCCCAACAGCCAGGTATCCcctacatgcacatacacagaagaACCAGCTGCCCACTACAGACCCACACACTGTAGCCCGCATTGACTATGCCTTCCTATAGGAATTCCTCAGCAAGCGCTGTGTGGTGCCTTATTCAGCGCCATGGTTGTTCTTTTCCAGGCAGCCCCTGTAAGGGGAAGGCACTGGATTTCATCTTTGTGATTGACAGTTCCCGCAGTGTCCGGCCCCATGACTATGAGAAGGTGAAGCTCTTCATCAGGGACATGGTACAGTTCCTGGACGTAGGGGAGAACCGGACACGCGTGGGTCTGCTGCAGTATGGTAGCCTGGTGCAGAACGAGTTCTTCCTGAACGCATTTTACAGTAAGGAGGCTGTGCAGGAGGCGGTTGGCCAGATGGAGCACCTGGCGTCGGGCACCATGACGGGTCTGGCCCTACAGTTCCTCCGTGAGGAGGCTTTCTCAGCGGCTCACGGAGCGCGCTCAGTGGAGCTGGGGGTGCCACGTGTGGCCATGGTGGTGACGGATGGCCGGCCACAGGACAGCgtggaggaggaggcggagctcaCGCGGCAGGCCGGGATCGAGGTGTTCGCCGTGGGAGTGGGCCGAGTTGACATGGCAACCCTGAGAGCTATTGGGAGTGAACCGCATTCTGAGCACGTGTTCCTTGTGGCTAATTTCAGTCAGATTGACACGCTTATCGCTCTGTTTAACTCCACACTGTGTACAGGTCAGTTAGATTACAGGGGTATTGAACTGGTTTTGCAACCACCATAAAATCATCCTTGTTCCCCAACCAAAGTATATAGCACCACTCTTATGTAGATTTCATCTTATTGAAGATACTTTCAAAATAATACCATGGTCCACTATGTCTGTATTTgcaatttgttttgtattttatgttatttaattatttttatatttaaaaaaaaaattacattggCGCTTTGGATTACAATgcaaacagtaaaaacaaagacaaagaaaaaggagaTAATTCTCCACCTATAATTAACATAACTTTCATATGATGTCACTTGGTTTTTGGATGCATGTGTATAGATGTTGACCAGTGTTTGGTGGTGGATCAtcagtgtgagcatgtgtgtgtaagcactcGTGTGTCATATGCCTGCCACTGCCCTAGTGGTTTTATCTTGCAGCCTGATGGGAAGTCCTGCCGTGGTGAGTCGACTCCTCTCAGCCCCTttagtccacacacacacacacacacacacagacagacggatGACTCATCCCTTGTTTAATTCTCTCACTTTAAAGTCTCTCAGGCAGCAGTGTCATGTGATCTCATTTCCAGCCATACATGTGAGATCTCTGCTCTCAGCTTCTAGaaacagaggcacacacacgcaaatgttGGAACATTTGAATAACTTTCTGACCCCATTTTTGAATTTCTCCCAGATGCATGCACTTTTAAATATATGCTGCTATATTTTTGAAGCAAAAGCAGCATATGTTTATCATGAGGTGTGATGTAAATCTCAGAGCTGAGCGAGGGTGCACTCTTACAGGCAGCTGTGTCTTATCACTCAGGCCACCATACACTATCACCAACCTACATGCACTCTCCCATCATGCATGCTCACGAACCCATCTGCACCTTTACAACCAATTTTACGGCCCATCATGCACTGCCGTGATCCGGcgtgctctcttgctctctcattggCCAATTTTTTGTAGTACCCTTGCTGTGCATTAGCACTCTTATGCAGCATCATAAATAAAGACAGATCAACATTTGCATGGACTGTGTAGAACAAGAGCGTCAACATGTGAACATGTAATTCGGGATCCGTTTGCAGCTGAAGACCCATGCGCCCTGATGGATCACAACTGCCATCACAACTGTCTTAATGTGGGAGAGTCGTATGAATGTCGATGCAGACCAGGCTTTGAGCTAGAGGAGGATGGAAAGACCTGTCACAGTGTgcccaccactctctctctctgtctctctctctctctctctctctctctcattctctttctcttgtctATTATCTCACTCTCCTTGACAGAATCACCAAGAAGATACATTAATGTCACAGTTGATTCTTTTGGCAATGTCTgtgactgtgcgtgtgtttttgtgctatGCTGTTAGAGATCGATTTTTGTGATCTGGGGGATCATGGCTGTGAACACGACTGTGTGAGCACCCCAGATTCTTACATGTGCAGATGCAAGGAAGGATTCATACTCCGCACAGATGCCAAGAGCTGCAGCAGTGAGTGTAATCTATTTCTGCAAATAATAATAGctaatgctacacacacacacacacacacacacacaacagtagtAGTTGATAGAAACTACTGCATACACCTCTGTGCACTCATGCTTTGTAATATCTGTAGTCTCGTACTACAGATTCTGATATTGTTCCTGAACAAGAAGCAAACCAAATATAGCCCTTGTTCTTCACAATTTAGCAGGCAAGCAGATTTAGATgccaaaatgtgcaaaataaatataaaataatgagcATACCGCTTTCATTTTCTACTTTTtgaagcaaaagaaaaagaaacaatttaatTGAAGAATGATTAATAAAACTGAATGTCTTGAAGTCTATAGGCTATTTCACTGCTGATggttgtgcatgttttattatatgtatttacatatgtacatatctGCAAATGTTATGTGCTTCCCAAGAAAATTATGTTCAAAGATATTTATCAGGGCAGTAAAAAGGTCTGTAAATTCTTCCACACTTCTTTGAATTTGGCTGCTTTTTGTTCTCTTCCTGGGCCAAGTGATCCCACACAAGTGATCCCACACAGCTCTACCTTACACACAGCTCTCGTGTTTCAATATGTCTGAAGTCATCATCATGCTGAAATATCTGGGTACCATCCCAGTAGATATCAAGCAATTTCacaaggtttttatttttcctattcccaggactgcactcttctggactgaaaCTGATGTCATTATTGCTGTCTGTTGGAGCCACTGCACCAGTAGAGAGATCATAGACTGAAGTGCCCCTATCACCACTGGCACAAACTTGGTCTTagccttccacattctctctatttcctcTTTCAATTCCTGGTATTTCTTCAACTTGTCATCTAAAGGAAGGAATATGTCTCCATGATTTGGGATTGCCACTTCTATTACAActactgttttctgcatctAAACTATGATCATAATATCTGGTTAATTGACCATTACGTGCTTATGTCTCCAGATCTGAAGGTCCTTCAGGATCTTAGCCTTGTTGTTTGCCACCAGTTTTtgtggttcctcccatttgAACTTGGGGGTGTCCAGCTCGTATGacttgcatatgttcctgtatatgatctCTATGAGttggttgtgtctctcagtgtgtaCTTTCCCTACCACCATCTTGCATCTTGCTACTATTGCTGGATTGTTTCAGAGGCTCCTTTGCTGAAATCTGCATCTTGGCTCTTGTCTGGAGTGGTGTGATGCTCACGTGCTTCAATAGACCGAGTGGTTTGTGCTtgttcttgtgctgccatgattagtgccatTCTGCCTTTTTCAGCCATTGGTAAGATTGGCTTTTTTGAAACACCGCTGCTATTTTTTGGTGGTATGTTACATGGAGAGGCTTATCCTGTCACAGTACCTACTATTTTATATGATGCCTGCTTATTTTCCTATGTGTTTTATTACA
Protein-coding regions in this window:
- the LOC113576054 gene encoding lysosomal-associated transmembrane protein 4B, with translation MIFPWERLHSTRCCLCCHVRTGTIILGIWYMLINSVVLLILLTALSDPNQYHLTSAELANDLDVMDDANMCIASAISLVMIVICGMATYGAYKLRATWIIPFFSYQVFDFALNSLVAVSIVVYPNTIQDYLQQLPGNFPYREEVMSMNNECLVLIVLLFITCILAFKAYLTLCVWSCYRYVSSRRVAEVLVYVTNPNDTTVLLPPYDDAIAIPVKKTPPPFMLS